A window of Leclercia adecarboxylata contains these coding sequences:
- the glnG gene encoding nitrogen regulation protein NR(I), whose translation MQRGIVWVVDDDSSIRWVLERALTGAGLSCTAFESGAEVLDALTTKTPDVLLSDIRMPGMDGLALLKQIKQRHPMLPVIIMTAHSDLDAAVSAYQQGAFDYLPKPFDIDEAVALVERAISHYQEQQQPRNAPVFGPTTDIIGEAPAMQDVFRIIGRLSRSSISVLINGESGTGKELVAHALHRHSPRVKAPFIALNMAAIPKDLIESELFGHEKGAFTGANTIRQGRFEQADGGTLFLDEIGDMPLDVQTRLLRVLADGQFYRVGGYAPVKVDVRIIAATHQNLELRVQEGKFREDLFHRLNVIRVHLPPLRERREDIPRLARHFLQDAARELGVEAKLLHPETEAALTRLAWPGNVRQLENTCRWLTVMAAGQEVLIQDLPPELFETHVPESSTGQSLPDSWATLLAQWADRALRSGHQNLLSEAQPEMERTLLTTALRHTQGHKQEAARLLGWGRNTLTRKLKELGME comes from the coding sequence ATGCAACGAGGGATAGTCTGGGTAGTTGATGACGATAGCTCCATCCGCTGGGTGCTTGAACGGGCGCTTACCGGAGCAGGATTAAGCTGCACCGCATTTGAAAGTGGTGCTGAGGTGCTTGATGCCCTCACCACCAAAACCCCGGATGTGCTGCTGTCCGATATCCGTATGCCGGGAATGGACGGTCTGGCGCTGTTAAAACAGATTAAGCAGCGCCATCCGATGCTTCCGGTCATCATAATGACCGCCCACTCCGATCTGGATGCGGCCGTCAGCGCCTATCAGCAGGGTGCATTCGATTATCTGCCAAAACCCTTCGATATTGACGAAGCGGTGGCGCTGGTTGAACGCGCCATTAGTCACTATCAGGAGCAGCAGCAGCCGCGCAATGCCCCGGTTTTCGGCCCCACTACCGACATCATTGGCGAAGCGCCAGCGATGCAGGATGTGTTTCGCATCATTGGTCGTCTGTCACGCTCCTCCATCAGCGTATTGATTAACGGCGAGTCAGGTACCGGGAAAGAGCTGGTCGCGCATGCCCTGCATCGCCATAGCCCGCGCGTGAAAGCCCCGTTTATCGCCCTGAATATGGCGGCGATCCCCAAGGATTTAATTGAGTCCGAGCTGTTCGGCCATGAAAAAGGCGCCTTTACCGGGGCCAACACTATCCGTCAGGGTCGCTTTGAGCAGGCCGACGGCGGAACGCTGTTCCTGGATGAGATCGGGGATATGCCCCTCGACGTGCAGACTCGTCTGCTGCGCGTGCTGGCAGACGGCCAGTTTTACCGCGTGGGCGGCTATGCGCCGGTTAAAGTGGATGTGCGCATTATTGCCGCCACCCACCAGAACCTGGAGCTGCGCGTACAGGAGGGGAAATTCCGTGAGGATCTGTTCCACCGGCTGAACGTTATCCGCGTTCACCTCCCGCCACTGCGCGAGCGTCGTGAAGATATCCCACGTCTGGCGCGCCATTTCCTGCAGGATGCCGCCCGCGAACTGGGTGTCGAAGCCAAACTGCTGCATCCCGAAACCGAAGCGGCCTTAACGCGTCTGGCCTGGCCGGGCAACGTGCGCCAGCTGGAAAATACCTGTCGCTGGCTGACGGTGATGGCTGCTGGTCAGGAAGTATTGATTCAGGATCTCCCGCCAGAGCTTTTCGAAACGCATGTTCCGGAAAGCAGTACCGGGCAGAGCCTGCCCGATAGCTGGGCGACGCTGCTGGCGCAATGGGCCGATCGCGCGCTGCGTTCCGGTCATCAAAATCTGCTCTCCGAGGCACAGCCCGAGATGGAACGCACGCTTCTTACCACCGCGCTGCGCCATACTCAGGGACATAAACAAGAGGCAGCACGCCTGCTTGGCTGGGGTCGCAACACCCTGACGCGTAAGTTAAAAGAGCTGGGAATGGAGTGA
- a CDS encoding YshB family small membrane protein, whose product MLESIINMLSGAAVESHTPQTAVAAVLCAALVGLFS is encoded by the coding sequence ATGCTGGAATCAATCATCAATATGTTGTCTGGCGCTGCAGTCGAAAGCCATACGCCGCAAACGGCCGTTGCCGCTGTGTTGTGTGCGGCGCTGGTTGGGTTGTTTAGCTAG
- the hemN gene encoding oxygen-independent coproporphyrinogen III oxidase produces MSVPTIDWDLALIQKYNYSGPRYTSYPTALEFSDAFGQTQFQQAVARYPDRPLSLYVHIPFCHKLCYFCGCNKIVTRQQHKADQYLDALEQEILHRAPQFAGRHVSQLHWGGGTPTYLNKAQISRLMTLLRDNFCFNADAEISIEVDPREIELDVLDHLRAEGFNRLSMGVQDFNKEVQRLVNREQDEAFIFALLNHAREIGFTSTNIDLIYGLPKQTPESFAFTLKRVAELNPDRLSVFNYAHLPTLFAAQRKIKDADLPSAQQKLDILQETITSLTQTGYQFIGMDHFARPDDELAIAQREGVLHRNFQGYTTQGDTDLLGMGVSAISMIGDCYAQNQKELKLYYQQVDETGNALWRGIALTRDDCIRRDVIKALICNFRLEFSAVEAQWDLIFKDYFVEDMKLLMPLAKDGLVDITENAIEVTPKGRLLIRNICMCFDAYLRQKARMQQFSRVI; encoded by the coding sequence ATGTCTGTACCAACTATCGACTGGGATCTGGCCCTCATCCAGAAATATAACTATTCCGGGCCGCGTTATACCTCTTACCCTACTGCGCTGGAGTTTTCTGACGCTTTTGGTCAAACCCAGTTTCAGCAGGCGGTAGCCCGATATCCTGACCGTCCGCTTTCTCTGTACGTTCATATCCCGTTCTGCCACAAGCTCTGCTATTTCTGCGGCTGCAATAAAATTGTGACCCGCCAGCAGCATAAGGCAGACCAGTATCTTGATGCGCTTGAGCAGGAGATCCTGCATCGTGCGCCGCAGTTTGCAGGCCGGCATGTCAGCCAGCTGCACTGGGGCGGCGGTACGCCAACCTATCTGAATAAAGCGCAAATCAGCCGCCTGATGACCCTGCTGCGGGATAACTTCTGTTTTAATGCGGATGCTGAGATCTCTATCGAAGTGGATCCGCGTGAAATCGAGCTGGATGTGCTCGATCACCTCCGCGCCGAAGGTTTTAACCGCTTGAGTATGGGCGTGCAGGACTTTAACAAGGAGGTCCAGCGCCTGGTCAACCGCGAGCAGGATGAAGCGTTCATCTTCGCCCTGCTGAACCACGCCCGGGAAATTGGCTTTACCTCCACCAATATCGATCTGATTTATGGCCTGCCGAAGCAGACGCCTGAGAGCTTTGCCTTTACGCTGAAGCGTGTCGCAGAGCTGAATCCGGATCGCCTGAGCGTCTTCAACTATGCGCATCTGCCAACGCTGTTCGCTGCCCAACGTAAGATCAAGGATGCCGACCTGCCTTCCGCCCAGCAAAAGCTGGATATTCTGCAGGAGACTATTACCTCGTTAACCCAGACCGGTTACCAGTTTATTGGCATGGATCACTTTGCCCGCCCGGATGACGAGCTGGCGATTGCCCAGCGCGAGGGTGTGCTGCACCGCAATTTCCAGGGTTACACCACCCAGGGCGACACGGATCTGCTGGGGATGGGCGTCTCGGCCATCAGCATGATTGGCGACTGCTATGCGCAAAACCAGAAAGAGCTGAAGCTCTACTATCAGCAGGTAGACGAAACCGGCAACGCCCTGTGGCGCGGCATTGCATTAACCCGCGACGACTGTATTCGCCGGGACGTGATCAAAGCGCTGATCTGTAATTTCCGTCTCGAATTTAGCGCGGTCGAAGCGCAGTGGGATCTCATCTTTAAAGATTACTTTGTGGAAGACATGAAGCTGCTGATGCCGCTGGCAAAAGACGGGCTGGTGGATATCACGGAGAATGCGATTGAGGTTACGCCGAAAGGGCGTCTGTTGATTCGTAATATCTGTATGTGCTTTGACGCTTATCTGCGGCAGAAAGCCCGTATGCAGCAGTTCTCGCGTGTGATTTAA
- the yihI gene encoding Der GTPase-activating protein YihI encodes MKKPTSAAGAKRPAKARRKTREELNQEARDRKRDKKHRGHAAGSRASGGTSGASAKSKQQKDPRIGSKTPVPLGVTDTPVTRQHKPKSEKPMLSPQAELDMLENDERLDALLERLEEGEALNAEEQSWVDAKLDRIDELMQQLGLSYDDEDEDEEEEKQEDMMRLLKGGN; translated from the coding sequence ATGAAAAAACCGACCTCCGCTGCAGGCGCTAAACGTCCTGCTAAAGCACGCCGCAAAACGCGCGAAGAACTGAATCAGGAAGCGCGCGATCGCAAACGCGATAAAAAGCATCGTGGTCATGCTGCGGGTAGCCGCGCGAGTGGCGGTACTTCGGGCGCGTCTGCGAAGAGCAAACAGCAGAAAGACCCGCGTATCGGCAGTAAAACACCTGTTCCATTAGGCGTGACCGATACCCCGGTCACCAGGCAGCACAAACCGAAGAGCGAGAAACCTATGCTTTCACCGCAGGCCGAGCTGGATATGCTGGAGAACGATGAGCGCCTGGACGCGCTGCTGGAACGTCTTGAAGAGGGCGAAGCCCTGAATGCTGAAGAGCAATCATGGGTTGATGCCAAACTGGATCGTATCGATGAACTGATGCAGCAGTTGGGTCTCTCCTATGACGACGAAGACGAAGATGAAGAAGAAGAAAAACAGGAAGATATGATGCGCCTGTTGAAAGGTGGAAACTAA
- the yihA gene encoding ribosome biogenesis GTP-binding protein YihA/YsxC translates to MTNLNYHQTHFILSAPDIRHLPADTGLEVAFAGRSNAGKSSALNTLTNQKSLARTSKTPGRTQLINLFEVAPGKRLVDLPGYGYAEVPEEMKLKWQRALGEYLEKRLCLKGLVVLMDIRHPLKDLDQQMIHWAVESGIQVLVLLTKADKLASGARKAQVNMVREAVLAFNGDIQVEAFSSLKKQGVDKLREKLDIWYSELEPATEADR, encoded by the coding sequence GTGACCAACCTGAATTATCACCAGACGCATTTTATCCTCAGTGCGCCTGATATTCGCCATTTACCCGCCGATACGGGTCTTGAAGTGGCATTTGCTGGCCGGTCCAACGCGGGGAAATCCAGCGCTCTGAATACCCTGACCAATCAGAAAAGCCTGGCGCGTACCTCTAAAACGCCTGGCCGTACCCAGCTGATCAACCTGTTTGAAGTCGCGCCGGGCAAGCGCCTGGTGGACCTGCCAGGTTACGGCTATGCAGAAGTTCCTGAAGAGATGAAGCTCAAGTGGCAGCGCGCTCTGGGTGAATATCTGGAAAAACGCCTGTGCCTGAAGGGCCTTGTTGTCCTGATGGATATTCGTCATCCGCTAAAAGATCTCGATCAGCAGATGATCCACTGGGCCGTTGAAAGCGGTATCCAGGTGCTGGTGTTGCTGACCAAAGCCGACAAGCTGGCCAGCGGCGCACGTAAAGCGCAGGTGAATATGGTGCGTGAAGCCGTTCTGGCGTTTAACGGTGACATCCAGGTAGAAGCATTTTCTTCCCTGAAGAAACAAGGCGTGGACAAGCTGCGTGAGAAACTGGATATCTGGTATAGCGAGCTGGAACCCGCGACAGAAGCGGATCGGTAA
- the polA gene encoding DNA polymerase I: MVQIPENPLILVDGSSYLYRAYHAFPPLTNSAGEPTGAMYGVLNMLRSLIMQYQPSHAAVVFDAKGKTFRDELFEHYKSHRPPMPDDLRAQIEPLHKMVKAMGLPLMAVSGVEADDVIGTLAREAEKLGRPVLISTGDKDMAQLVTPGITLINTMTNTILGPEEVVAKYGVPPELIIDFLALMGDSSDNIPGVPGVGEKTAQALLQGLGGLDTLYSEQDKIAGLTFRGAKTMAAKLEQNKEVAYLSYQLATIKTDVELELTCEQLEVQEPAAEELLGLFKQYEFKRWITDVEAGKWLQAKGAKPATRPKETLVIDAEDAVEEAASILSSEHYETVLDEAQLQRWIDKLKQAPVFAFDTETDSLDNVSANMVGLSFATEPGVAAYVPVAHDYLDAPEQLTRERVLELLKPILEDEKALKVGQNLKFDRGILQNYGIELRGIAFDTMLESYILDSVAGRHDMDSLSDRWLKHKTVTFEQIAGKGKNQLTFNQIALEEAGHYAAEDADVTLQLHLKMWPKLEKDAGPLNVFQNIEMPLVPVLSRIERNGVKIDPAVLHKHSEEIALRLNELEQKAHEIAGEPFNLSSTKQLQTILFEKQGIKPLKKTPGGAPSTSEEVLEELALDYPLPKVILQYRGLAKLKSTYTDKLPLMINPKTGRVHTSYHQAVAATGRLSSTDPNLQNIPVRNEEGRRIRQAFIAPEDYLIVSADYSQIELRIMAHLSRDKGLLTAFAEGQDIHRATAAEVFGMPLESVTGEQRRSAKAINFGLIYGMSAFGLSRQLNIPRKESQKYMDLYFERYPGVLQYMENTRAQAKEKGYVETLEGRRLYLPDIKSSNAARRAGAERAAINAPMQGTAADIIKRAMIAVDAWLEKEQPRVRMIMQVHDELVFEVHKDDLESVSKKIHELMENSVKLDVPLLVEVGHGENWDQAH, translated from the coding sequence ATGGTTCAGATCCCCGAAAATCCGCTTATTCTCGTCGACGGTTCGTCTTACCTCTACCGGGCGTATCACGCGTTTCCTCCGCTGACCAACAGCGCAGGAGAGCCTACGGGCGCAATGTATGGCGTGCTGAACATGCTGCGTAGTCTGATCATGCAGTATCAGCCGAGTCATGCCGCCGTAGTCTTCGATGCGAAAGGCAAAACTTTCCGGGATGAGCTGTTCGAGCATTACAAATCCCACCGCCCGCCAATGCCGGACGATCTGCGTGCGCAGATTGAACCCCTGCATAAGATGGTAAAAGCGATGGGGTTGCCTTTAATGGCCGTTTCGGGCGTAGAAGCTGACGACGTTATCGGCACCCTGGCACGAGAAGCCGAGAAGCTGGGCCGCCCGGTACTGATCAGTACCGGCGATAAAGACATGGCGCAGCTGGTCACGCCGGGGATCACCCTGATTAATACCATGACTAACACCATTCTCGGGCCGGAAGAGGTGGTAGCGAAGTATGGCGTGCCGCCAGAACTGATCATCGATTTCCTCGCATTGATGGGCGACTCCTCCGATAACATTCCTGGCGTGCCTGGGGTGGGTGAGAAAACGGCTCAGGCGCTGCTGCAAGGTCTGGGCGGGCTGGATACGCTTTACAGCGAGCAGGACAAAATCGCCGGGTTGACCTTCCGCGGTGCAAAAACCATGGCCGCGAAGCTTGAGCAGAACAAAGAGGTGGCATATCTCTCTTATCAGCTGGCGACCATTAAAACAGACGTCGAACTCGAATTGACCTGCGAACAGCTTGAAGTGCAGGAGCCTGCCGCCGAAGAGCTGCTGGGCCTGTTTAAGCAGTATGAGTTCAAACGCTGGATAACCGATGTTGAAGCGGGGAAATGGCTACAGGCGAAAGGGGCTAAACCGGCGACCAGGCCAAAAGAGACCCTGGTGATTGATGCAGAAGACGCGGTAGAAGAAGCCGCCAGCATTCTCTCTTCCGAGCATTACGAAACCGTCCTTGATGAAGCGCAGCTGCAGCGCTGGATTGATAAGCTGAAGCAGGCACCGGTATTCGCATTTGACACCGAAACCGACAGCCTGGATAACGTCTCCGCTAATATGGTGGGCCTCTCGTTTGCAACAGAGCCTGGCGTTGCCGCCTATGTGCCTGTTGCTCACGACTATCTCGACGCGCCTGAGCAACTCACGCGTGAGCGCGTGCTTGAACTCCTCAAGCCGATCCTTGAAGATGAAAAAGCGTTGAAGGTAGGGCAAAACCTGAAGTTCGATCGCGGTATCCTGCAAAATTACGGCATCGAGCTGCGGGGTATTGCGTTCGATACCATGCTGGAGTCTTATATCCTCGACAGCGTGGCCGGTCGTCATGATATGGATTCACTCTCTGACCGCTGGCTGAAGCATAAAACCGTTACCTTTGAACAGATCGCGGGTAAGGGTAAGAATCAGCTTACCTTCAACCAGATCGCGCTGGAAGAGGCCGGTCACTACGCGGCAGAAGACGCCGATGTCACCCTGCAACTGCATCTGAAAATGTGGCCTAAGCTCGAAAAAGACGCCGGGCCGCTGAACGTGTTCCAGAATATCGAGATGCCACTGGTGCCCGTTCTTTCCCGCATCGAGCGCAATGGCGTTAAAATCGATCCGGCTGTATTGCACAAGCACTCGGAAGAGATCGCCCTGCGCCTGAACGAGCTGGAACAAAAAGCGCATGAGATTGCCGGCGAGCCGTTCAACCTCTCATCCACCAAACAGCTGCAGACCATCCTGTTTGAAAAGCAGGGGATCAAGCCCCTGAAGAAAACCCCTGGCGGCGCGCCGTCCACCTCTGAAGAGGTGCTTGAGGAACTGGCGCTGGACTATCCGCTGCCAAAAGTGATCCTTCAGTACCGTGGGCTGGCAAAGCTGAAATCGACCTACACCGATAAGCTGCCGCTGATGATCAACCCGAAAACGGGCCGCGTGCATACCTCTTATCATCAGGCCGTGGCGGCCACCGGGCGTCTGTCCTCAACCGATCCTAACCTGCAAAACATTCCGGTACGTAACGAAGAAGGGCGTCGTATTCGTCAGGCGTTTATTGCCCCAGAGGATTACCTTATTGTCTCTGCTGACTATTCACAGATTGAGCTGCGCATCATGGCGCACCTGTCCCGGGATAAAGGCCTGTTGACGGCCTTTGCTGAAGGGCAGGACATTCACCGGGCAACGGCGGCCGAAGTATTTGGTATGCCGCTGGAGAGCGTTACCGGCGAACAGCGTCGCAGTGCTAAAGCGATCAACTTTGGTCTGATCTACGGCATGAGCGCCTTTGGTCTCTCCCGCCAGCTCAATATTCCGCGCAAAGAGTCGCAGAAGTATATGGATCTCTACTTCGAGCGTTATCCGGGCGTTCTGCAATATATGGAAAACACGCGCGCCCAGGCGAAAGAAAAAGGCTATGTCGAAACCCTGGAAGGGCGTCGCCTCTATCTGCCGGACATCAAATCCAGCAATGCTGCCCGCCGTGCGGGGGCTGAGCGTGCTGCAATTAACGCCCCGATGCAGGGCACGGCTGCCGACATCATTAAACGTGCAATGATTGCTGTTGACGCCTGGCTCGAGAAAGAACAGCCGCGGGTGCGGATGATCATGCAGGTACACGATGAACTGGTGTTCGAAGTGCACAAAGACGATCTGGAATCCGTGTCGAAAAAGATCCACGAACTGATGGAGAACAGCGTAAAACTGGATGTGCCGTTGCTGGTGGAAGTGGGTCACGGAGAAAACTGGGATCAGGCTCACTAA
- a CDS encoding acyltransferase → MSRLLAAITLLLSIALTILVTIACSVPIIIAGIIKLLLPIPVVWRAVSAFCNFMMYCWCEGLAVLLRLNPHLKWDIEGLDGLNKKNWYLLICNHHSWADIVVLCVLFRKHIPMNKYFLKQQLAWVPFIGLACWALDMPFMKRYSRSYLIRHPERRGKDVETTRRSCEKFRAHPTTIVNFVEGSRFTEEKKQQTRSSYSNLLPPKAAGIAMALNVLGQQFDKLLDVTLCYPENDKTPFYDMLSGKLTRIVVRINLVPVAEELHGDYVNDKNFKRRFQLWLNTLWTEKDALITRIKAQYNNAGH, encoded by the coding sequence ATGTCTAGACTGCTGGCCGCGATCACTCTCCTGTTAAGTATCGCATTAACTATTCTGGTCACCATCGCCTGTTCTGTGCCGATCATCATCGCCGGAATAATTAAGCTGCTTTTACCGATTCCCGTTGTCTGGCGTGCTGTATCTGCATTCTGCAACTTTATGATGTACTGCTGGTGTGAAGGCCTGGCGGTACTGCTGCGTCTTAACCCGCATCTGAAATGGGATATTGAGGGCCTGGACGGGCTCAACAAGAAAAACTGGTACTTGCTCATCTGCAACCACCATAGCTGGGCCGACATCGTGGTGTTATGCGTGTTGTTCCGCAAGCATATCCCGATGAACAAGTATTTCCTTAAGCAGCAGCTTGCCTGGGTTCCTTTTATTGGCCTGGCCTGTTGGGCGCTGGATATGCCTTTCATGAAGCGCTACTCGCGCAGCTATCTGATTCGTCATCCTGAACGCCGTGGCAAAGATGTCGAAACAACCCGTCGCTCCTGCGAGAAATTTCGCGCGCACCCTACCACCATCGTTAATTTTGTTGAAGGCTCTCGCTTTACCGAAGAGAAAAAGCAGCAGACCCGCTCATCATATAGCAACCTGCTGCCACCAAAAGCGGCCGGGATTGCCATGGCGCTGAACGTACTGGGCCAACAGTTTGATAAATTACTGGACGTGACGCTGTGTTATCCGGAAAACGATAAGACCCCGTTTTACGATATGCTCAGCGGCAAGTTAACGCGGATCGTGGTGCGTATTAATCTGGTGCCTGTGGCGGAAGAGTTACATGGGGACTATGTTAACGATAAGAACTTTAAGCGACGTTTTCAGCTCTGGCTGAATACCTTATGGACGGAAAAAGACGCGCTAATCACCAGGATTAAAGCCCAATATAACAACGCCGGTCATTGA
- the dsbA gene encoding thiol:disulfide interchange protein DsbA, with the protein MKKIWLALAGMILAFSASAAQFTDGKQYITLDKPVAGEPQVLEFFSFYCPHCYEFEQVLHVSDSVKKKLPEGTKMTKYHVEFLGPLGKDLTQAWAVAMALGVEDKITAPMFEAVQKTQAVQTTADIRKVFVDAGVKGEEYDAAWNSFVVKSLVAQQEKAAADLQLRGVPAMYVNGKYQLNMQGMDTSSMDIFVQQYADTVKYLVEKK; encoded by the coding sequence ATGAAAAAAATATGGCTGGCGCTGGCAGGTATGATTCTGGCATTTAGCGCTTCGGCTGCACAGTTCACCGATGGTAAACAGTATATTACCCTCGACAAACCTGTTGCCGGAGAACCTCAGGTTCTCGAGTTCTTCTCATTCTATTGCCCGCACTGCTATGAGTTTGAGCAGGTTCTGCATGTTTCCGATAGCGTGAAGAAAAAACTGCCAGAAGGCACCAAAATGACCAAGTATCACGTTGAGTTCCTTGGCCCGCTGGGTAAAGACTTAACGCAGGCGTGGGCGGTAGCGATGGCCCTGGGTGTGGAAGACAAAATTACTGCGCCAATGTTTGAAGCCGTGCAGAAAACTCAGGCCGTACAAACCACGGCCGATATCCGTAAAGTATTCGTTGATGCGGGTGTGAAGGGTGAAGAATACGATGCAGCCTGGAATAGCTTCGTCGTGAAATCGCTGGTCGCACAGCAGGAAAAAGCGGCGGCAGATCTGCAACTGCGTGGTGTTCCGGCCATGTACGTTAATGGCAAATACCAGCTGAATATGCAGGGTATGGATACCAGCAGCATGGACATCTTCGTGCAGCAGTATGCCGATACCGTGAAATATCTGGTTGAGAAGAAGTAA
- a CDS encoding serine/threonine protein kinase, producing MNDQAFTFQTLHPDTIMDALFEQGIRVDSGLTPLNSYENRVYQFQDEERQRFVVKFYRPQRWSADQIQEEHQFALDLVADDVPVAAPLEFNGQTLLSHQGFYFAVFPSLGGRQFEADNIDQMEWVARYLGRIHQTGRKTAFTSRPAIGIQKYLLEPRQVLEASALIPSGLKADFLAATDGLINAVIARWDNNVQTLRLHGDCHAGNILWRDGPLFVDLDDARMGPAIQDLWMLLNGDKAEQRMQLETIIEAYEEFSPFNSDEIALIEPLRAMRFVYYLAWLIRRWDDPAFPRNFPWLTGEDYWRNQISTFIEQVKVLQEPPLQLTPMY from the coding sequence ATGAACGACCAGGCCTTTACTTTCCAGACCTTACACCCGGATACCATTATGGATGCTCTGTTTGAGCAGGGCATCCGGGTGGATTCAGGTCTGACTCCATTAAACAGCTATGAAAACCGCGTATATCAGTTTCAGGATGAGGAGCGTCAGCGCTTCGTCGTGAAATTTTATCGCCCGCAGCGCTGGTCAGCCGATCAGATTCAGGAAGAGCATCAGTTTGCGCTCGACCTGGTAGCCGATGACGTTCCCGTTGCCGCTCCGCTTGAATTTAATGGCCAGACGCTGCTGTCGCATCAGGGATTTTATTTTGCTGTCTTTCCCAGTCTCGGTGGTCGGCAATTTGAAGCCGATAATATCGATCAGATGGAATGGGTTGCCCGTTATCTGGGGCGTATTCATCAGACGGGAAGGAAAACGGCATTTACCTCGCGTCCTGCTATCGGCATTCAGAAATATCTCCTCGAACCACGTCAGGTATTGGAAGCCTCCGCGCTCATCCCTTCAGGTCTGAAAGCTGATTTTCTTGCCGCGACGGATGGCTTAATTAATGCCGTCATAGCGCGCTGGGATAACAACGTCCAGACGCTGCGCCTGCACGGCGATTGTCATGCGGGAAATATCCTCTGGCGTGACGGGCCATTATTTGTCGATCTCGATGATGCGAGAATGGGGCCTGCGATTCAGGATCTCTGGATGCTGCTAAATGGCGATAAAGCCGAGCAGCGGATGCAGCTTGAGACGATTATCGAAGCTTATGAAGAGTTCAGTCCCTTTAATTCAGACGAAATTGCATTAATCGAACCTTTACGCGCCATGCGTTTTGTTTATTATCTTGCATGGTTAATCAGGCGTTGGGACGACCCCGCATTCCCCAGAAACTTCCCATGGCTTACCGGAGAAGATTACTGGCGTAACCAGATATCCACATTTATTGAACAGGTAAAGGTTCTGCAGGAACCTCCTTTGCAATTAACGCCAATGTATTAA
- a CDS encoding YihD family protein — MKCKRLNEVIELLQPAWQKEPELNLMQFLQKLAQESGYEGELADLSDDILIYHLKMRDSGKDAVIPGIQKDYEEDFKTALLRARGVIKE, encoded by the coding sequence ATGAAATGTAAACGTCTGAATGAAGTTATCGAACTTCTCCAGCCAGCCTGGCAAAAAGAGCCTGAGCTGAATCTGATGCAATTCTTACAGAAACTGGCGCAGGAGTCAGGCTATGAGGGCGAACTGGCCGACCTTTCTGATGACATCCTGATCTATCACCTGAAAATGCGTGATTCAGGCAAAGATGCCGTGATCCCCGGTATTCAGAAAGACTATGAAGAGGATTTCAAAACAGCCCTGCTGCGCGCGCGTGGCGTAATTAAAGAGTAA
- the mobA gene encoding molybdenum cofactor guanylyltransferase MobA: MSQISTITGVVLAGGKASRMGGVDKGLQLLNGIPLWQHVAQRLSKQVSSLAVSANKNLGVYQASGYPVYSDLLSDYPGPLAGMLSVMQQCDAEWFLFCPCDTPFIPDCLTERFVKQRGSAAVVWAYDGERDHPTIALMHRQLMPELQAYLSAGERRVMVFMRQAGGHRVDFNEMKQAFININTLEQIDTMQRHL; this comes from the coding sequence TTGAGCCAGATAAGCACGATCACCGGTGTGGTTTTAGCCGGCGGTAAGGCATCCCGTATGGGCGGCGTTGATAAAGGTCTGCAGCTGCTGAACGGCATACCGTTATGGCAGCATGTTGCGCAGAGGCTAAGTAAACAAGTGAGTTCACTTGCTGTCAGTGCCAATAAAAACCTCGGCGTTTATCAGGCAAGTGGATATCCCGTCTATTCCGATTTGCTGTCGGATTACCCCGGGCCGCTGGCTGGCATGCTTTCCGTCATGCAGCAGTGTGACGCGGAGTGGTTTCTGTTTTGCCCCTGCGATACACCCTTTATTCCTGATTGCCTGACTGAGCGCTTTGTTAAACAAAGGGGATCGGCTGCCGTTGTCTGGGCATATGACGGCGAGCGCGATCACCCCACTATTGCGCTCATGCACCGCCAACTGATGCCTGAATTACAGGCTTACCTGAGTGCAGGAGAGCGCCGGGTGATGGTATTTATGCGACAGGCAGGCGGGCATCGTGTTGATTTTAACGAGATGAAACAGGCGTTTATTAATATCAATACCCTCGAACAGATAGACACTATGCAGAGGCACCTATGA